One Curtobacterium herbarum genomic window carries:
- a CDS encoding ABC transporter substrate-binding protein, protein MKTRTLIGSVVVVALATLSLQGCAIVNGSGDDPNTLRVMMGADTTYPDQRKQWQRDTAAEFKRTTGADIQWETYSSGQEELTAIQTSVISGQGPDVYAIGTTFTPTAYATGAFVRMGKEQWDAIGGKDQFDPASFGISGPSASKQIGIPFASRPFVMAVNTDLLAQAGITEMPTTWDQLTADAKATTTGDRHGMAIAYADGFDPWKFIWGMSENAGNTIVDGSKAELDADAVQRAYRTYFDWVTKDGVVDKAAIGWNNAQALAQFTDGKAAFFPMTTTTAINSFKDTKVDGKYAFALLPTVPPGATERPTDGIEAASILSGDNFVVADYGTKQDLSFRFIKQLSTKKAQLEYYDLFGNLPTNVDAAAQLAAENPQLKPIIDAGRLSKPTAFTGAWSDIQLALVDVVVQSIPSLKRGEVTDDQLRKRLQDAQRDAQATLDRQKNGGL, encoded by the coding sequence ATGAAGACACGGACCTTGATCGGTTCCGTGGTCGTGGTCGCCCTCGCGACGCTGTCCCTGCAGGGATGCGCGATCGTCAACGGCAGTGGCGACGACCCCAACACGCTCCGCGTCATGATGGGCGCGGACACGACCTACCCCGACCAACGCAAGCAGTGGCAGCGGGACACCGCCGCCGAGTTCAAGCGCACCACCGGTGCGGACATCCAGTGGGAGACGTACTCCTCCGGCCAGGAGGAACTGACCGCCATCCAGACGAGCGTCATCTCGGGCCAGGGCCCGGATGTCTACGCGATCGGCACCACCTTCACCCCGACCGCCTACGCCACCGGCGCCTTCGTCCGGATGGGCAAGGAGCAGTGGGACGCCATCGGCGGCAAGGACCAGTTCGACCCCGCGTCGTTCGGCATCTCGGGTCCGAGCGCGTCGAAGCAGATCGGCATCCCGTTCGCCAGCCGCCCGTTCGTGATGGCGGTCAACACGGACCTGCTCGCCCAGGCCGGCATCACCGAGATGCCGACCACGTGGGACCAGCTCACGGCGGACGCGAAGGCCACCACCACCGGTGACCGGCACGGCATGGCGATCGCCTACGCCGACGGGTTCGACCCGTGGAAGTTCATCTGGGGGATGTCCGAGAACGCCGGCAACACGATCGTCGACGGCTCGAAGGCCGAGCTCGACGCGGACGCCGTGCAGCGGGCCTACCGGACGTACTTCGACTGGGTCACGAAGGACGGCGTCGTGGACAAGGCAGCGATCGGGTGGAACAACGCCCAAGCCCTCGCGCAGTTCACCGACGGCAAGGCGGCCTTCTTCCCGATGACGACGACCACCGCCATCAACTCGTTCAAGGACACGAAGGTCGACGGCAAGTACGCGTTCGCCCTGCTGCCGACCGTGCCGCCCGGCGCCACCGAACGCCCGACCGACGGCATCGAGGCCGCCAGCATCCTGTCCGGCGACAACTTCGTCGTCGCCGACTACGGCACCAAGCAGGACCTGTCGTTCCGGTTCATCAAGCAGCTGAGCACGAAGAAGGCGCAGCTCGAGTACTACGACCTGTTCGGCAACCTGCCCACCAACGTGGACGCCGCCGCGCAGCTCGCGGCGGAGAACCCCCAGCTCAAGCCCATCATCGACGCCGGGCGCCTGTCCAAGCCCACCGCCTTCACCGGCGCCTGGTCGGACATCCAGCTCGCGCTCGTCGACGTCGTCGTGCAGTCGATCCCGTCGCTCAAGCGCGGCGAGGTCACCGACGACCAACTCCGCAAGCGCCTGCAGGACGCGCAGCGGGACGCCCAGGCCACGCTCGACCGGCAGAAGAACGGAGGGCTGTGA
- a CDS encoding Gfo/Idh/MocA family protein, with the protein MTADTTSPTAPLRLAVVGAGVIGRHHARVALANDGLVVVALVDAVPAAATGAADEIEATGAPRPLTTATIEDAIAQTDIDVVAICSPSGMHVQLAEAALDAGKHVVIEKPLDTTMPRARQIAALAASARERGLVVSVISQHRFDPASVAVARAAHGGGFGRVTSGVASVAWYRSQGYYDSGDWRGTWELDGGGAVMNQGVHTVDLLVWSLGRPVEISAQIGLLAHDRIEVEDTAVATVRFDTGALGVIHCTTAAYPGLSARYAVYGTQGSAVVDDDRLAYFHVAPDADTLESAATTANATAVADAVDQKSDVVPTEHVVGGPPEAEHFLAGHGRQYDDIVDAIRTGRDPGVTVDDALVSLATVRGLYVSATLGQPVRIDDVIDGRYDDVVPVVHASPVAAAEGATR; encoded by the coding sequence ATGACCGCAGACACCACCAGCCCCACCGCACCGCTCCGCCTGGCCGTCGTCGGCGCGGGCGTCATCGGGCGCCACCACGCCCGCGTCGCCCTCGCGAACGACGGTCTCGTCGTCGTCGCCCTCGTCGACGCGGTCCCGGCCGCGGCCACCGGCGCCGCCGACGAGATCGAGGCCACCGGGGCACCCCGCCCGCTCACGACCGCCACCATCGAGGACGCCATCGCCCAGACCGACATCGACGTCGTCGCCATCTGCTCGCCGTCGGGCATGCACGTCCAGCTGGCCGAGGCGGCGCTCGACGCGGGCAAGCACGTCGTGATCGAGAAGCCCCTCGACACCACCATGCCCCGCGCCCGGCAGATCGCCGCGCTCGCCGCGTCCGCCCGTGAACGCGGGCTGGTCGTCAGCGTCATCAGCCAGCACCGCTTCGACCCGGCGTCCGTCGCGGTAGCGCGAGCCGCACACGGAGGCGGCTTCGGCCGGGTGACCTCGGGTGTCGCGAGCGTGGCGTGGTACCGCTCGCAGGGCTACTACGACTCCGGCGACTGGCGCGGCACCTGGGAGCTCGACGGCGGCGGCGCGGTGATGAACCAGGGGGTGCACACCGTCGACCTGCTCGTCTGGAGCCTCGGACGTCCGGTGGAGATCTCCGCGCAGATCGGGCTGCTCGCCCACGACCGGATCGAGGTCGAGGACACCGCCGTCGCCACCGTCCGCTTCGACACGGGCGCGCTCGGGGTCATCCACTGCACCACGGCCGCGTACCCGGGCCTGTCCGCCCGCTACGCCGTGTACGGCACGCAGGGGTCGGCCGTCGTCGACGACGACCGACTCGCCTACTTCCACGTCGCGCCGGACGCCGACACGCTCGAGTCGGCCGCCACCACGGCGAACGCCACCGCGGTCGCCGACGCCGTCGACCAGAAGTCCGACGTCGTCCCCACCGAGCACGTCGTCGGTGGGCCGCCGGAGGCCGAGCACTTCCTCGCCGGGCACGGCCGGCAGTACGACGACATCGTCGACGCGATCCGCACCGGTCGCGACCCGGGCGTCACCGTCGACGACGCCCTCGTGTCCCTCGCCACGGTCCGCGGTCTCTACGTGAGCGCCACGCTGGGACAGCCCGTGCGCATCGACGACGTCATCGACGGACGGTACGACGACGTCGTCCCCGTCGTGCACGCCTCGCCCGTCGCCGCAGCAGAAGGAGCCACCCGATGA
- a CDS encoding mannitol dehydrogenase family protein, with product MSRRPGIVHLGVGAFARAHLAWYTQHATGQPWGITAFTGRSPDMAEALAAQDGRYTLVTRAADGDTAEVVDVVVAAHPGSDDAAWTTALASPDTTVVTLTVTEQGYRKGSDVPARLVSGLDARRRADAGPLTLMSLDNLTHNGEVLRQAVRDAVTDPGLQVWIDASVTFPSSMVDRITPATTEDDVAALAALPGALDGDRVPVVTEPFTEWVVEDAFAGERPAWETAGVRVVDDVTPYEQRKLWLLNGSHSLLAYLGLLLGHETVERAMADPVCRSAVEALWDEAAQELPLPADEIAGARAALVERFANPRIRHTLVQIASGGSQKLPVRVVDVVQHRLDRDPAAGIGPGAATLLAAWWLHVTTQPDLVNDPGAPGAGSDVHDVLAVVAPDLDTTPVVAAVTAAADRIRTAAAAARQLADEGVTA from the coding sequence GTGAGCCGTCGACCCGGCATCGTCCACCTCGGGGTCGGTGCCTTCGCTCGCGCCCACCTCGCCTGGTACACACAGCACGCGACGGGGCAGCCCTGGGGCATCACCGCGTTCACCGGGCGTTCCCCGGACATGGCCGAGGCACTCGCCGCGCAGGACGGTCGCTACACGCTCGTCACCCGCGCGGCGGACGGCGACACGGCCGAGGTGGTCGACGTCGTCGTCGCGGCGCACCCGGGCAGCGACGACGCCGCGTGGACGACGGCGCTCGCGTCACCGGACACGACCGTCGTCACCCTGACCGTCACCGAGCAGGGGTACCGCAAGGGCTCCGACGTCCCGGCACGCCTCGTCAGTGGCCTCGACGCCCGCCGGCGTGCGGACGCCGGGCCGCTGACGCTCATGAGCCTCGACAACCTCACCCACAACGGCGAGGTCCTGCGCCAGGCCGTGCGCGACGCCGTGACCGACCCGGGCCTCCAGGTCTGGATCGACGCCTCCGTGACGTTCCCGAGCTCGATGGTCGACCGGATCACCCCGGCGACGACCGAGGACGACGTCGCGGCGCTCGCCGCGCTGCCCGGAGCCCTTGACGGCGACCGGGTGCCCGTCGTCACGGAGCCCTTCACCGAGTGGGTGGTGGAGGACGCCTTCGCGGGGGAGCGCCCCGCGTGGGAGACCGCGGGCGTCCGTGTCGTGGACGACGTCACCCCGTACGAGCAGCGGAAGCTGTGGCTCCTCAACGGGTCGCACTCCCTGCTCGCCTACCTCGGACTGCTGCTCGGCCACGAGACCGTCGAGCGGGCGATGGCCGACCCCGTGTGCCGCTCCGCGGTCGAGGCCCTCTGGGACGAGGCCGCCCAGGAGCTCCCGCTGCCCGCGGACGAGATCGCGGGAGCACGAGCTGCCCTGGTGGAGCGCTTCGCGAACCCGCGCATCCGGCACACCCTGGTGCAGATCGCGTCCGGCGGCTCGCAGAAGCTGCCCGTGCGCGTGGTCGACGTCGTCCAGCACCGCCTCGACCGTGACCCGGCGGCCGGCATCGGTCCCGGGGCGGCGACGCTCCTCGCGGCGTGGTGGCTCCACGTGACCACGCAGCCGGACCTCGTGAACGATCCGGGTGCACCGGGAGCAGGCTCGGACGTGCACGACGTCCTGGCCGTCGTCGCGCCCGACCTCGACACCACACCCGTGGTCGCGGCCGTCACCGCCGCGGCCGACCGCATCCGCACCGCCGCGGCAGCGGCCCGCCAGCTCGCCGACGAAGGAGTCACCGCATGA
- a CDS encoding carbohydrate ABC transporter permease, which produces MSGYSTTRTRPTATLTESITAPGGGRRPKRPYDTDVTRLLPRWLLVTVIAVIVAFIAVPVLYIVFGSVNSDVAVARGEYFPSEFTLANYTDIWSTVALGQGLVNSILTAGAVAVCSAALAVSTAYVLVRFRFLGRLTFLRGLLALQSIPGTLLLLPVFVVFANIASATGVQIIGTRWGLFVTYLTFALPFSTWVMVTYLRGLPKELEEAARIDGASSTGILTKIVLPLSWPGIVVSAIFAFLLGWNDVLFSTIMTTPNTRTVAVVLQVLGTTQEGGAVPIYGQMMAASIVCALPVVALYLIFQRYLVGGLTAGSVK; this is translated from the coding sequence ATGAGCGGGTACAGCACCACCAGGACCCGTCCGACCGCCACGCTCACCGAGAGCATCACGGCCCCGGGCGGTGGTCGCCGGCCGAAGCGTCCCTACGACACCGACGTCACCCGACTGCTGCCGCGCTGGCTGCTCGTCACCGTGATCGCCGTCATCGTCGCGTTCATCGCCGTCCCGGTGCTCTACATCGTCTTCGGCTCGGTCAACTCGGACGTCGCGGTCGCCCGCGGCGAGTACTTCCCGTCCGAGTTCACCCTCGCCAACTACACCGACATCTGGTCGACGGTCGCCCTCGGACAGGGACTCGTCAACAGCATCCTGACCGCCGGCGCGGTCGCCGTCTGCAGTGCCGCGCTCGCCGTGTCGACGGCCTACGTGCTCGTCCGCTTCCGGTTCCTCGGGCGCCTGACGTTCCTCCGCGGCCTGCTCGCGTTGCAGTCGATCCCCGGCACGCTCCTGCTGCTGCCGGTGTTCGTCGTCTTCGCCAACATCGCCAGCGCCACGGGTGTGCAGATCATCGGCACCCGGTGGGGCCTGTTCGTCACCTACCTGACGTTCGCCCTGCCGTTCTCCACCTGGGTGATGGTGACCTACCTCCGCGGGCTGCCGAAGGAACTCGAGGAAGCGGCCCGCATCGACGGCGCGTCCTCGACGGGGATCCTCACGAAGATCGTCCTGCCGCTGTCCTGGCCGGGGATCGTCGTGTCCGCGATCTTCGCCTTCCTGCTCGGCTGGAACGACGTCCTGTTCTCCACGATCATGACGACCCCGAACACCCGGACCGTCGCCGTGGTCCTGCAGGTGCTCGGGACGACCCAGGAGGGCGGCGCGGTCCCGATCTACGGCCAGATGATGGCCGCGTCGATCGTCTGCGCGCTGCCGGTCGTCGCCCTGTACCTGATCTTCCAGCGCTACCTCGTCGGCGGGCTGACCGCCGGGAGTGTGAAGTAG
- a CDS encoding 50S ribosomal protein L25/general stress protein Ctc: protein MADYTKLAAEVRTKFGKGAARKLRAADKIPAVVYGHGTEPKHISLPGHETMLLVRTANAVVDLDIEGAAQLALVKDVQRDPVRQIIEHIDLVVLRRGEKVTVDVPVVVEGESFSGTIHVQDLNTVSLLVLATDIPEHVVVDVEGLEDGKQIVASELTLPEGAELETDPEALVVQIVTPRGTADDEAADEASAEAGAEAGAEGGSAPVDSE, encoded by the coding sequence ATGGCTGACTACACCAAGCTCGCGGCGGAAGTCCGCACCAAGTTCGGCAAGGGTGCGGCGCGCAAGCTCCGCGCTGCCGACAAGATCCCCGCCGTCGTCTACGGCCACGGCACCGAGCCGAAGCACATCAGCCTGCCGGGCCACGAGACCATGCTGCTCGTCCGTACCGCCAACGCGGTCGTCGACCTCGACATCGAGGGTGCGGCGCAGCTCGCCCTCGTCAAGGACGTCCAGCGTGACCCGGTGCGTCAGATCATCGAGCACATCGACCTCGTCGTCCTCCGCCGTGGCGAGAAGGTCACCGTCGACGTCCCCGTGGTCGTCGAGGGCGAGTCCTTCTCCGGCACCATCCACGTGCAGGACCTCAACACCGTCTCGCTGCTCGTCCTCGCGACGGACATCCCCGAGCACGTCGTCGTCGACGTCGAGGGCCTCGAGGACGGCAAGCAGATCGTCGCCTCCGAGCTGACCCTCCCCGAGGGCGCCGAGCTCGAGACCGACCCCGAGGCACTCGTCGTGCAGATCGTCACCCCGCGTGGCACCGCTGACGACGAGGCCGCGGACGAGGCCTCCGCCGAGGCCGGCGCCGAAGCCGGTGCCGAGGGCGGCTCCGCTCCGGTCGACTCCGAGTAA
- a CDS encoding sugar phosphate isomerase/epimerase family protein: MTQPTSDRPTWELSGFGDEIDADPVVQVAVLQALGAHAIEVRSAWGVNVVDLDDEQLAGLHRLFDERGQTVSAIASPIGKVPVDEPVEHELVRLRRAIAAAHALGTTNIRIFSFYFAGRAAESVRDDVLVRMRALADLAEREGITLLHENEKDIYGDVPSRVLDLVESVGSSSLRLAWDNANYVQCGVRPFTDGWAQLAPYVDYLQVKDALAADSSVVPAGQGDGELLRTLTALLDAGYSGYASLEPHLTDVTALGGFSGPAAFGRAGRAFRTLTDQIGVTLR; encoded by the coding sequence ATGACCCAGCCCACCAGCGATCGACCCACTTGGGAACTGTCCGGCTTCGGCGACGAGATCGACGCCGACCCCGTCGTCCAGGTCGCGGTCCTGCAGGCCCTCGGCGCGCACGCGATCGAGGTCCGCAGTGCCTGGGGCGTCAACGTCGTCGACCTCGACGACGAGCAGCTCGCCGGGCTGCACCGCCTGTTCGACGAGCGTGGCCAGACCGTGTCCGCGATCGCGTCGCCGATCGGCAAGGTCCCGGTCGACGAACCCGTCGAACACGAGCTCGTCCGGCTCCGGCGCGCGATCGCCGCCGCGCACGCCCTCGGCACGACGAACATCCGGATCTTCTCGTTCTACTTCGCGGGCCGCGCCGCCGAGTCCGTCCGCGACGACGTGCTCGTCCGGATGCGGGCGCTCGCCGACCTGGCGGAGCGCGAGGGCATCACCCTGCTGCACGAGAACGAGAAGGACATCTACGGCGACGTGCCCTCCCGGGTGCTCGACCTCGTCGAGAGCGTCGGGTCCTCGTCGCTCCGGCTCGCGTGGGACAACGCCAACTACGTCCAGTGCGGCGTGCGGCCCTTCACCGACGGCTGGGCGCAGCTCGCCCCCTACGTCGACTACCTGCAGGTGAAGGACGCCCTCGCCGCCGACTCGTCCGTGGTCCCCGCGGGCCAGGGCGACGGCGAGCTCCTGCGCACGCTCACGGCACTGCTGGACGCCGGCTACTCCGGGTACGCCTCGCTCGAACCGCACCTGACCGACGTCACAGCCCTCGGCGGGTTCTCCGGCCCCGCGGCGTTCGGCCGCGCCGGCCGGGCCTTCCGCACCCTCACCGACCAGATCGGAGTGACCCTGCGATGA
- the manD gene encoding D-mannonate dehydratase ManD, translating into MTDATPVPTGTTNTTDPATPVPGATDDRSGDATAGRPDTWASADRGQLIDTAEVIVTSPDRNFVTLRITTADGVVGLGDATLNGRELASAAYLSEHVVPLLIGRDASRIEDTWQFLYRSSYWRRGPVTMAAIAAVDMALWDIKAKVAGMPLYQLLGGASRTGLMAYGHASGKELPELFDSIRAHQAEGYRSIRVQTGVPGLESIYGIASNTTTSGNEGVRYDFEPAQRGAFPAMEDWDTRAYMRHVPAVFEAVRNEFGPELPLLHDGHHRMTPLQAAKLGKSLEPYDLFWLEDCTPAENQEALKLVRQHTTTPLAIGEVFNTIWDFKDIIRDQLIDYVRGAVTHMGGVTPLKKTMEYAALYQVKSGFHGPTDISPVGLAAQMHVGLAIHNFGIQEYMQHGPRTNQVFRQSFTFTDGYLHPGDEPGLGVSLDVDEAGKYPYEQAYLPFNRLADGTVHDW; encoded by the coding sequence ATGACCGACGCCACCCCCGTCCCGACCGGGACGACGAACACGACCGACCCGGCAACACCCGTGCCGGGCGCGACGGACGACCGCAGCGGCGACGCCACCGCGGGGCGCCCCGACACCTGGGCCAGCGCCGACCGCGGACAGCTGATCGACACGGCCGAGGTCATCGTGACCAGCCCGGACCGGAACTTCGTCACCCTGCGCATCACGACCGCGGACGGCGTGGTCGGGCTCGGCGACGCGACGCTCAACGGGCGGGAGCTCGCCTCGGCTGCGTACCTGTCCGAACACGTCGTGCCGCTGCTGATCGGTCGCGATGCCAGCCGCATCGAGGACACCTGGCAGTTCCTGTACCGGTCGTCGTACTGGCGGCGCGGCCCCGTGACCATGGCCGCGATCGCCGCCGTCGACATGGCGCTCTGGGACATCAAGGCCAAGGTCGCCGGCATGCCGCTCTACCAGCTGCTCGGCGGCGCCTCCCGCACCGGACTGATGGCGTACGGCCACGCCTCGGGCAAGGAACTACCCGAGCTGTTCGACTCGATCCGCGCGCACCAGGCCGAGGGCTACCGTTCGATCCGCGTCCAGACCGGTGTGCCGGGCCTGGAGTCCATCTACGGCATCGCGTCCAACACCACCACGTCGGGCAACGAGGGGGTGCGGTACGACTTCGAGCCGGCACAACGCGGAGCCTTCCCGGCCATGGAGGACTGGGACACCCGCGCCTACATGCGGCACGTGCCCGCCGTGTTCGAGGCGGTCCGCAACGAGTTCGGCCCCGAGCTGCCGCTCCTGCACGACGGCCACCACCGGATGACCCCGCTGCAGGCCGCCAAGCTCGGCAAGTCCCTCGAGCCGTACGACCTCTTCTGGCTCGAGGACTGCACCCCCGCCGAGAACCAGGAGGCCCTGAAGCTCGTCCGGCAGCACACCACGACGCCGCTCGCGATCGGCGAGGTCTTCAACACCATCTGGGACTTCAAGGACATCATCCGCGACCAGCTGATCGACTACGTCCGTGGCGCTGTGACGCACATGGGCGGGGTCACCCCGTTGAAGAAGACGATGGAGTACGCCGCGCTGTACCAGGTCAAGTCCGGGTTCCACGGGCCGACCGACATCTCGCCGGTGGGGCTCGCCGCCCAGATGCACGTCGGACTCGCGATCCACAACTTCGGCATCCAGGAGTACATGCAGCACGGTCCCCGCACGAACCAGGTGTTCCGGCAGTCGTTCACGTTCACCGACGGCTACCTGCACCCGGGCGACGAACCCGGCCTCGGGGTGTCGCTCGACGTCGACGAGGCGGGCAAGTACCCGTACGAGCAGGCCTACCTGCCGTTCAACCGCCTGGCCGACGGCACCGTCCACGACTGGTGA
- a CDS encoding sugar phosphate isomerase/epimerase family protein, which yields MKFSVFTASTPDWTPSQAAETLAAQGWDGIEWRIVDDRPADGTTVPAERAFWAGNESTWQYTGITDQVGEIARITDGAGLAYSGIGGYQQASDHEGVETMLRVTSELGARQVRVSMPVYRQEKTRTGETYPQLFDRTRADLEWAVSRAADLGVKALVELHHMTITPSASAALRLVDGLDPEHVGVIHDLGNLVIEGHEDHLAAFELLGPYLAHVHVKNARWVDTGDTRADGSSTWQHEWAPLRSGQASVSAYLDDLRTFGYDGWVTIEDFSTDLPLAERTADNLAYLRSLVPVTA from the coding sequence ATGAAGTTCTCCGTGTTCACCGCGTCCACCCCCGACTGGACCCCGTCGCAGGCGGCGGAGACCCTCGCCGCGCAGGGCTGGGACGGCATCGAGTGGCGGATCGTCGACGACCGTCCCGCCGACGGCACCACGGTGCCAGCCGAGCGCGCCTTCTGGGCCGGCAACGAATCGACCTGGCAGTACACGGGCATCACCGACCAGGTCGGGGAGATCGCCCGGATCACCGACGGCGCCGGGCTCGCGTACTCGGGCATCGGCGGCTACCAGCAGGCGTCGGACCACGAGGGCGTCGAGACGATGCTCCGCGTGACGAGCGAGCTCGGTGCCCGGCAGGTGCGGGTCAGCATGCCCGTCTACCGGCAGGAGAAGACCCGCACCGGTGAGACCTACCCGCAGCTGTTCGACCGCACCCGCGCCGACCTCGAGTGGGCGGTGTCCCGTGCGGCGGACCTCGGAGTCAAGGCCCTGGTCGAGCTGCACCACATGACCATCACGCCCTCGGCCTCGGCGGCCCTGCGGCTCGTCGACGGCCTCGACCCGGAGCACGTCGGGGTCATCCACGACCTCGGCAACCTCGTGATCGAGGGCCACGAGGACCACCTCGCCGCGTTCGAGCTCCTCGGCCCGTACCTGGCGCACGTGCACGTGAAGAACGCCCGCTGGGTCGACACCGGCGACACCCGGGCCGACGGCAGCAGCACCTGGCAGCACGAGTGGGCGCCGCTGCGGTCCGGTCAGGCCTCGGTGTCGGCGTACCTCGACGACCTGCGCACGTTCGGGTACGACGGCTGGGTGACGATCGAGGACTTCTCCACCGACCTACCCCTGGCAGAGCGCACGGCCGACAACCTGGCCTACCTGCGCTCCCTGGTGCCGGTGACCGCGTGA
- a CDS encoding LacI family DNA-binding transcriptional regulator gives MTETDSSRRVTIRDVATATGVAPSTVSRALSLPDRVNPVTQQRIQQAARDLGYVANSQARALTSGRTRAVAVLVSDITNPFYFDVIRGTQHQLAAAGWTQLLVDTEESADAEMAALSAVSTKADGVVLTASRLSDVQIAKFTERTPLVVVNRRPAGVPSVLIDTPGGVEQAVQHLVSLGHRDVLYVAGPDSSWSNERRWRALVRVAKRLDVRVARIGPHAPFVDSGAAAADAAVNAGATACIAFNDLIAIGMLGRLRERGVRVPEDISIVGCDDIFGADFCNPPLTTMTSPIERAGRVAIRMLLGRLGAVPADELPGEQMSGAVALPTHLTVRESTGPVPAIHHRPS, from the coding sequence GTGACCGAGACCGACTCGTCCCGCCGCGTCACGATCCGCGACGTCGCCACCGCGACCGGTGTCGCACCGTCGACGGTGTCCCGTGCCCTGTCACTCCCCGACCGCGTGAACCCCGTCACGCAGCAGCGCATCCAGCAGGCCGCCCGCGACCTCGGCTACGTCGCGAACTCGCAGGCCCGGGCGCTGACGTCCGGCCGGACGCGGGCGGTCGCGGTCCTGGTGTCCGACATCACCAACCCGTTCTACTTCGACGTCATCCGGGGCACGCAGCACCAGCTCGCCGCCGCCGGGTGGACGCAGCTGCTCGTCGACACCGAGGAGTCCGCCGACGCCGAGATGGCCGCCCTGAGCGCGGTGTCCACGAAGGCCGACGGCGTCGTGCTCACCGCGTCGCGCCTGTCCGACGTCCAGATCGCGAAGTTCACCGAGCGCACCCCGCTCGTGGTGGTCAACCGCCGACCGGCCGGGGTGCCGTCCGTGCTCATCGACACCCCGGGCGGTGTCGAGCAGGCCGTGCAGCACCTCGTGTCGCTCGGGCACCGTGACGTCCTGTACGTCGCCGGACCGGACAGCTCGTGGTCGAACGAACGTCGCTGGCGCGCCCTGGTCCGTGTCGCGAAGCGCCTGGACGTCCGCGTCGCCCGCATCGGTCCGCACGCCCCGTTCGTCGACTCGGGTGCCGCCGCCGCGGACGCCGCCGTCAACGCGGGAGCGACGGCGTGCATCGCGTTCAACGACCTCATCGCGATCGGCATGCTCGGCCGGCTCCGGGAGCGCGGTGTCCGCGTGCCCGAGGACATCAGCATCGTCGGCTGCGACGACATCTTCGGCGCTGACTTCTGCAACCCACCGCTCACCACGATGACGTCACCGATCGAACGGGCCGGCCGCGTCGCGATCCGGATGCTCCTCGGCCGGCTCGGTGCCGTCCCGGCCGACGAGCTCCCCGGCGAGCAGATGAGCGGTGCCGTCGCCCTGCCGACGCACCTCACCGTCCGCGAGTCGACCGGCCCCGTGCCGGCCATCCACCACCGTCCGTCCTGA
- a CDS encoding carbohydrate ABC transporter permease: MTDTQPRTDTQSRTASAPGRTDGHRPVRPHGTTPLYKRERPLWMLLPGGLLMLAIIVVPLLVGFFIAMLDLDQYTLRQWFSAPFVGFANFTEAFTNSPLLHSIWISVSLAVLVTAVTVPIGVAAAISTQNRFRGRGLVRSVYLIPYVLPAFVVGTFFRTMLQPQGVVNSVLHTDVLWLNGPASYWALAGVMVWTSWPFVYLLSLAGLQAVDLEVHEAASLDGATWWIKLRDVVFPYLRGPLSLAVIIAILHNINNFTLPFVLFGIPLPSSVEVMPVLTYIASFQSFRFGLSAAMAICSLVIVAIPLFVYLRAVQLDTGDDAGPNRKQRRADRAVLAAPAAADVEGARA; this comes from the coding sequence ATGACCGACACGCAGCCACGCACCGACACGCAGTCACGCACCGCGTCCGCACCCGGGCGGACGGACGGGCACCGCCCGGTCCGCCCGCACGGCACGACCCCGCTGTACAAGCGGGAACGTCCGCTCTGGATGCTGCTCCCCGGTGGTCTCCTCATGCTCGCGATCATCGTGGTCCCGCTGCTCGTCGGGTTCTTCATCGCGATGCTCGACCTCGACCAGTACACGCTCCGGCAGTGGTTCAGCGCGCCGTTCGTCGGCTTCGCGAACTTCACCGAGGCGTTCACGAACTCGCCGCTGCTGCACTCCATCTGGATCTCGGTGTCGCTCGCCGTGCTCGTCACCGCCGTCACCGTCCCGATCGGGGTCGCCGCCGCGATCTCGACGCAGAACCGGTTCCGCGGTCGGGGACTCGTCCGCTCGGTCTACCTGATCCCCTACGTGCTCCCGGCGTTCGTCGTCGGCACGTTCTTCCGCACGATGCTCCAGCCGCAGGGCGTCGTCAACTCGGTCCTGCACACCGACGTGCTCTGGCTGAACGGTCCGGCGTCCTACTGGGCGCTCGCCGGCGTCATGGTCTGGACGTCGTGGCCGTTCGTGTACCTGCTGAGCCTGGCGGGCCTCCAGGCCGTGGACCTCGAGGTCCACGAGGCCGCGTCGCTCGACGGCGCGACCTGGTGGATCAAGCTCCGCGACGTCGTGTTCCCGTACCTGCGCGGTCCGCTGAGCCTGGCGGTGATCATCGCGATCCTGCACAACATCAACAACTTCACGCTGCCGTTCGTCCTGTTCGGCATCCCGCTGCCGTCGAGTGTCGAGGTCATGCCCGTCCTGACGTACATCGCGAGCTTCCAGTCGTTCCGCTTCGGCCTCTCCGCCGCGATGGCGATCTGCTCGCTCGTGATCGTCGCCATCCCGCTCTTCGTCTACCTGCGGGCCGTCCAGCTCGACACCGGTGACGACGCGGGCCCGAACCGGAAGCAGCGCCGCGCCGACCGCGCCGTGCTGGCCGCCCCGGCCGCCGCCGACGTCGAGGGAGCACGCGCATGA